A genome region from Neptunomonas japonica JAMM 1380 includes the following:
- the flgA gene encoding flagellar basal body P-ring formation chaperone FlgA, giving the protein MSYFRIMPAIGTLSILLSTFLFSTHCVAEPLQSIVEKHLYEHFSAKNPQSDINIVVNPINDRTNLKKCTNFDIPTPSTLPSGGRLSMRVRCHAPKKWAVHVMAKVNIFSLVATARHPILKDSAIGANDLSFVRKNTSLINQSFFTAPDQLISLTARRNIPTGTLLTANMLLIPKLVERNDTVIIEAIIGSLSVRTQGTALESGKKGEQIRILNNKSQKVIRAYVKSRGVVSVSR; this is encoded by the coding sequence GTGAGTTATTTTCGAATAATGCCTGCTATCGGCACTCTCAGCATTTTATTAAGTACTTTTCTATTCTCTACGCACTGCGTAGCAGAACCTTTACAAAGCATTGTAGAGAAACATCTTTACGAGCACTTTTCCGCAAAAAATCCTCAATCTGATATTAATATAGTCGTAAACCCAATTAATGATCGTACAAATTTAAAAAAATGTACAAATTTTGATATTCCCACCCCCTCTACTCTCCCTTCAGGTGGCCGATTGTCTATGCGCGTTCGCTGCCACGCACCTAAAAAGTGGGCTGTTCATGTCATGGCTAAAGTAAATATATTTTCCCTGGTCGCAACGGCAAGACACCCCATATTGAAAGATTCAGCCATTGGGGCAAATGATTTATCATTTGTACGAAAAAATACCAGTCTGATTAACCAAAGCTTCTTTACTGCCCCTGATCAACTTATAAGTCTGACTGCCCGCCGGAATATTCCTACAGGCACATTATTAACAGCTAACATGTTGCTTATTCCAAAACTGGTTGAGCGTAACGATACCGTTATTATTGAAGCTATAATCGGTTCACTATCAGTAAGAACACAAGGCACGGCACTTGAGAGCGGTAAAAAGGGCGAACAAATAAGAATTCTCAATAACAAATCACAAAAAGTTATCCGCGCCTATGTAAAAAGCAGAGGAGTAGTGTCCGTCTCTCGGTAG
- a CDS encoding chemotaxis protein CheV, whose amino-acid sequence MSGILDTVNLRTQMVGQNRLELLLFALETDQVYGINVFKVREVLQCPKLTEVPRQTTSVKGMAHIRGETIPVLDLSEAVGRSGIPKDEHQQCFLIVAEYNTRTLAFLVRKVDRILNTHWDQIMAPPAEIGVENYLTAVFEYEDRLIEILDVEQILADLYPMHTNVSEEIATQEMKSKAKEYQILCVDDSSVARNQMQRSLEDLGVKVTTCNNGKIAWDMLNKLSENGNDVTELFLMVISDIEMPEMDGYTLAAMIREDPRMDKMHIVLHSSLSGGFNVSMVKKVGADGFLAKFNPDDLASVVIDRIKKLEQRL is encoded by the coding sequence ATGTCAGGTATTCTAGATACTGTAAACCTGCGTACCCAGATGGTTGGGCAGAACCGTTTAGAGCTTTTATTGTTTGCACTTGAAACCGATCAAGTATACGGAATCAATGTGTTTAAAGTACGCGAAGTACTGCAATGTCCCAAATTGACAGAAGTTCCGCGGCAAACAACTTCAGTTAAAGGGATGGCACATATACGTGGTGAAACCATTCCCGTCTTGGATCTTTCTGAAGCAGTAGGCCGTTCTGGTATCCCTAAGGATGAGCATCAGCAATGCTTCTTGATAGTTGCTGAATATAATACGCGTACATTGGCTTTTCTCGTAAGGAAGGTGGACCGTATTTTGAATACTCATTGGGATCAAATTATGGCGCCTCCCGCAGAAATTGGGGTGGAAAACTATCTGACAGCCGTGTTTGAGTATGAAGATAGGCTTATAGAGATCTTAGATGTTGAGCAGATCTTGGCTGATTTGTACCCGATGCATACTAATGTCAGTGAAGAAATTGCTACTCAAGAGATGAAAAGCAAGGCAAAAGAGTATCAAATCTTGTGCGTTGATGATTCGAGTGTGGCACGTAATCAGATGCAGCGTAGCCTTGAAGATCTCGGTGTTAAGGTTACAACATGTAATAACGGAAAAATTGCATGGGATATGTTGAATAAGCTGTCCGAAAATGGAAATGATGTTACTGAACTTTTCTTGATGGTTATTTCGGATATCGAAATGCCAGAGATGGATGGCTACACATTGGCGGCAATGATTAGAGAAGACCCTCGCATGGATAAAATGCACATTGTGCTTCATTCTTCACTAAGTGGAGGGTTCAATGTTTCCATGGTGAAGAAAGTGGGAGCGGATGGCTTTTTGGCTAAGTTTAATCCTGATGATTTGGCGAGTGTAGTTATTGATCGCATTAAGAAACTTGAGCAGCGACTCTAG